A genome region from Triticum aestivum cultivar Chinese Spring chromosome 2B, IWGSC CS RefSeq v2.1, whole genome shotgun sequence includes the following:
- the LOC123046831 gene encoding uncharacterized protein: MASHPPPPPPPPEHPIPPAPTTISALDDDQLREIFLRLPDLSSLASAAFTCRTFLGAVRSSRAFRRSFRALHAPPLLALFLTPYMRTVPTFPASRPPTAARFSPLRDDDASEWGVDFSDPSIAYDEGFIALQHRSTKQEVYYNPQTMALFLHPQEHHDMPDGTTLEFHTLSPGEDQRPPRVVSVRHDYSRPWARVAVFSSDTMEWQIFPETAALLPEGFRRTTRTLVDGFICWQCESVGGASLSEYILVLNTDTFQFSLIDLPPPLRVVYPEFKIGQTKNGRLCIVNEKECTLSVWILTDSDDGVQRFVLHNTFPLHSSFMEVTNCSVEDTISVRLMTVFSGFVYLSISPWKNSMDQYKSPEWFLSFSLETAELNQHFKNREQLPCPVHPYLAWPPLVCSMVDSESEVTGNILGDVGPEGTETASSVLITALRSFKEALIKDGEANVAEIDAFLLCVDAEDEKNSLVSKITALDELLIAVRDRVLRVGADSEFYGQKTETESWWEMCKGKLRRAFFFAS, translated from the exons ATGGcttcccacccgccgccgccgccgccgccgccggagcacccTATCCCACCCGCTCCCACCACCATAAGTGCCCTCGACGACGACCAGCTCCGAGAGATCTTCCTCCGCCTCCCGGACCTCTCCAGCCTCGCCTCCGccgccttcacctgccgcaccttcCTCGGCGCCGTCCGTTCGTCCCGCGCCTTTCGCCGCAGCTTCCGTGCGCTCCACGCGCCCCCGCTCCTCGCTCTCTTCCTCACACCCTACATGCGCACGGTACCTACCTTCCCCGCCTCACGCCCCCCCACTGCCGCCAGATTCAGTCCCCTCCGAGACGACGACGCTTCCGAGTGGGGGGTCGATTTCTCCGATCCTTCGATTGCGTACGATGAAGGCTTCATCGCTCTCCAGCATCGGAGCACCAAGCAGGAAGTTTACTACAACCCCCAAACGATGGCTCTGTTTCTCCACCCCCAGGAGCACCATGACATGCCCGACGGCACCACCCTTGAGTTCCACACACTCTCCCCCGGAGAGGATCAGAGGCCGCCCCGTGTGGTCTCTGTCCGTCATGACTACTCGCGGCCTTGGGCACGCGTCGCCGTCTTCTCATCGGACACCATGGAGTGGCAGATTTTCCCGGAGACGGCCGCGCTACTGCCTGAGGGATTCAGGCGTACAACCCGCACGCTGGTGGATGGGTTTATCTGTTGGCAATGCGAGTCTGTGGGCGGGGCATCTCTCAGCGAGTACATTTTGGTGCTCAACACAGATACCTTTCAGTTCTCTCTAATAGATCTGCCGCCGCCCTTGAGAGTGGTATACCCAGAATTTAAGATTGGTCAGACCAAGAATGGGAGGCTCTGTATCGTAAATGAGAAGGAATGCACACTTTCTGTTTGGATCTTGACAGACAGTGATGACGGCGTCCAGCGATTTGTGCTGCACAATACGTTTCCGTTGCACTCTAGCTTTATGGAGGTCACCAACTGTTCAGTGGAAGATACAATCTCAGTGCGGCTTATGACGGTTTTCAGTGGTTTTGTCTACCTTTCTATTTCCCCCTGGAAGAATTCCATGGATCAGTACAAATCCCCTGAGTGGTTCCTGTCCTTCTCTCTGGAAACAGCGGAGCTGAACCAGCATTTTAAGAACAGAGAGCAACTTCCATGCCCTGTCCATCCCTACTTGGCCTGGCCTCCTTTGGTATGCAGCATG GTGGATTCAGAATCTGAAGTTACTGGAAACATTTTGGGGGATGTTGGTCCTGAGGGCACAGAAACGGCTTCATCTGTCCTCATAACAGCATTACGCTCATTCAAAGAAGCTTTGATTAAGGATGGGGAAGCAAATGTTGCAGAGATAGATGCCTTCCTACTTTGTGTTGACGCTGAGGATGAGAAGAACTCTCTTGTGAGTAAAATCACTGCTTTAGATGAACTGTTGATAGCTGTGAGAGATCGTGTCTTGAGGGTTGGTGCAGACTCTGAATTCTACGGACAGAAGACAGAAACAGAGAGCTGGTGGGAAATGTGCAAAGGGAAGTTACGGAGAGCTTTCTTCTTCGCTAGCTGA